A window from Lachnoanaerobaculum umeaense encodes these proteins:
- a CDS encoding ISNCY family transposase: MDEQRKYDVIKGLVDHPDTANKDRAALILGCTKRHINRMIQGYIKYGKAFFIHGNRGKKPATTICPDIRSQVLDLYRTKYYEANFEHYTELLKKHEGISISSSSVMSILESEYILSPKATKAKRRRIKQTLRAKKEAATSKRELSQIQANLVAVEDAHSRRPRCAYFGELLQMDATPYEWVPGQIWHLHLAIDDASGVVTGAWFDTQETLNGYYHVFEQILTDYGIPYKFLTDKRTVFTYKKKGALSDDKDTYTQFAYACKQLGTQLESSSVPQAKGRIERLNQTLQSRLPIEFRLAGVTDIHKANEFIYHYIKEFNEKFALPLYGIKSVFETQPSKEKINLTLAVLTERTVDAGHAIQFEKKFYKMIDNKGLQTHYRKGTKVMLIKAFDKSMFACVNDKDIYALEEIPAHEHKSKDLDADYKQPKPRKPYIPPMNHPWRLDAFNKFAHSQPHRIEEDIKSA, translated from the coding sequence ATGGATGAACAAAGAAAGTATGATGTTATCAAAGGTCTGGTGGATCACCCAGATACAGCCAATAAGGATAGAGCCGCTCTTATCCTAGGATGCACCAAAAGGCATATAAACCGTATGATACAGGGTTATATTAAATATGGTAAGGCATTCTTTATTCATGGTAACAGAGGCAAAAAGCCGGCTACCACTATCTGTCCTGATATCAGAAGTCAGGTTCTTGATCTATACAGAACTAAATACTACGAGGCTAACTTTGAACACTATACAGAGCTTCTAAAAAAGCATGAAGGCATAAGCATCTCTTCTTCCTCTGTAATGAGTATTTTGGAGTCAGAGTACATTCTATCTCCAAAGGCTACAAAAGCTAAGCGTAGACGCATTAAGCAAACTCTCAGAGCTAAGAAGGAAGCTGCAACATCAAAAAGGGAATTATCACAGATACAAGCTAACTTAGTAGCAGTTGAAGATGCTCACAGTCGTCGTCCAAGATGTGCTTATTTTGGTGAATTGCTTCAGATGGATGCTACCCCTTATGAATGGGTGCCGGGGCAGATATGGCATCTACATTTGGCTATTGATGATGCCTCAGGTGTTGTCACAGGTGCCTGGTTTGACACTCAGGAGACTCTTAATGGATACTACCATGTATTTGAGCAGATTCTTACTGATTATGGTATTCCTTATAAGTTTCTTACTGATAAACGAACTGTATTTACTTACAAGAAAAAAGGTGCCTTATCTGACGACAAAGACACCTATACACAGTTTGCATACGCCTGTAAGCAACTTGGCACACAGCTTGAATCAAGCAGCGTACCACAGGCTAAAGGACGTATAGAACGATTGAATCAGACTTTACAGTCACGCCTGCCTATTGAGTTTAGACTCGCAGGCGTAACCGATATCCATAAAGCCAATGAATTCATTTACCACTACATAAAAGAATTCAATGAGAAGTTCGCACTTCCACTTTATGGTATCAAATCTGTCTTTGAAACGCAACCATCTAAAGAAAAAATAAATCTTACTTTGGCGGTTTTAACTGAGAGAACTGTTGATGCCGGACATGCGATTCAATTCGAGAAGAAATTTTATAAGATGATAGATAATAAAGGATTGCAGACCCATTATCGAAAAGGTACCAAGGTTATGCTTATCAAGGCATTTGATAAGTCTATGTTTGCGTGCGTAAATGACAAAGATATTTATGCACTAGAAGAAATACCGGCTCATGAGCATAAATCTAAGGACTTGGACGCTGACTACAAACAGCCAAAGCCTAGAAAGCCTTATATACCTCCAATGAACCATCCTTGGAGATTGGATGCCTTTAATAAATTCGCACACTCACAGCCACACAGAATTGAAGAAGACATAAAAAGTGCATAA
- a CDS encoding polysaccharide deacetylase family protein produces the protein MRKRSRKKKRKIFIPILVLIFCCVFTAMVARGWQEKQKKSKIAKANTADETVEINQSETTTEGQIEAISENETETTTAPETTPSPDEKIVYLTFDDGPWTGTPRLLDILDAYDVKACFFVTAQYMENDALVDMLKQIKDRGHNIGVHSLTHDYKKIYASVDAFLADYDAMDDIILKATGERTKLLRFPGGSNTGYNKAIRTELLQAVRDRGIVYFDWNSFDGDVEGKKGQELIDQTIKQVNANKHSILLMHDMPSTAFVHDAMPTIIERLKSDGYRFELLGMSTPPRQFAQ, from the coding sequence ATGAGAAAGAGAAGTAGAAAAAAGAAAAGAAAAATCTTCATACCGATTTTAGTATTGATTTTTTGTTGCGTTTTCACAGCAATGGTTGCTCGTGGTTGGCAAGAAAAGCAAAAAAAATCAAAGATAGCTAAAGCAAATACTGCCGATGAAACTGTAGAGATTAACCAAAGTGAAACTACTACTGAAGGACAAATCGAAGCTATCTCGGAGAATGAGACAGAAACCACAACTGCGCCTGAGACCACTCCCTCTCCAGATGAAAAGATAGTTTATCTTACATTTGATGATGGTCCATGGACAGGTACACCAAGACTTTTGGATATCCTTGATGCATACGATGTTAAGGCATGTTTTTTTGTAACAGCACAGTATATGGAGAATGATGCACTTGTTGATATGTTAAAGCAAATCAAAGATAGAGGACATAATATCGGAGTACACAGTTTAACTCATGATTATAAGAAAATATATGCCTCTGTAGACGCTTTCCTGGCAGACTATGATGCTATGGACGATATTATATTAAAAGCTACCGGAGAGCGTACAAAGCTTTTGCGTTTCCCTGGAGGAAGCAATACCGGATATAATAAGGCTATCAGAACAGAGCTTTTGCAGGCTGTAAGAGATAGAGGAATAGTATACTTTGACTGGAATTCCTTTGATGGTGATGTAGAAGGTAAGAAAGGTCAAGAACTTATTGATCAAACTATCAAACAGGTAAATGCAAATAAACACTCTATTTTGCTTATGCATGATATGCCATCCACCGCTTTTGTACATGATGCAATGCCAACCATCATTGAAAGGCTTAAATCAGATGGATACAGATTTGAATTACTTGGAATGAGCACTCCTCCAAGACAGTTTGCACAGTAG
- a CDS encoding 3D domain-containing protein, whose product MKNKFKKVIMVASVFSALMAGSAYAATQEEVDSVTGPAFGLNADQYETTLDSYKQQQEAELVAKEDEEIAALREVAKGRSIGKFKAYAYSVDCDPSNMTRSGNRPVVGRTIAADWSVLPAGTRVRIGDSDNIYVVEDTGGNIKGRTIDIYMHNDAETSAHGIRYPELYIVEGDAKEAQQKIDAILARRAERQAGQNNN is encoded by the coding sequence ATGAAAAACAAATTTAAAAAGGTTATAATGGTTGCATCTGTTTTTTCTGCACTTATGGCAGGAAGTGCATATGCGGCTACACAGGAAGAGGTAGATTCGGTTACCGGTCCGGCATTCGGTCTTAATGCAGATCAGTACGAGACAACGCTTGACTCATATAAGCAACAGCAGGAAGCTGAACTTGTAGCAAAGGAGGATGAAGAGATAGCTGCTCTTAGAGAAGTAGCTAAAGGAAGATCTATAGGTAAGTTTAAAGCATATGCTTACTCTGTGGACTGTGATCCTTCAAATATGACAAGATCCGGTAATAGACCGGTTGTAGGAAGAACTATAGCAGCAGATTGGTCAGTACTTCCGGCAGGTACAAGAGTGCGTATTGGTGACAGTGATAATATCTATGTAGTTGAGGATACAGGCGGAAATATCAAGGGAAGAACTATTGATATTTACATGCATAATGATGCTGAGACAAGTGCACATGGTATCAGATATCCGGAACTTTATATAGTAGAAGGTGATGCGAAAGAAGCACAGCAAAAGATTGATGCAATCTTAGCTAGGAGAGCTGAAAGACAGGCTGGTCAGAACAATAATTAG
- a CDS encoding DsbA family oxidoreductase, giving the protein MSKKIKVFYDYTCPFCYKGLRELSDILPDYKNVEIEWSPCEAHPRPEPARVHSDLAAQVGFYLAENGYDIKKYNDLVFEAHFEIQQRIDDIELLADLAEAAGANREDIIVLLNDNRNAKKVEDSNIEVWQTLEIQAVPSYVCSDRMAASGGGLLVPIEKVVELFKFASRA; this is encoded by the coding sequence ATGTCAAAGAAGATTAAAGTATTTTATGATTACACCTGTCCATTTTGTTATAAAGGTTTGAGGGAACTTAGCGATATTTTACCGGATTATAAGAATGTGGAGATTGAGTGGTCACCATGTGAGGCGCATCCAAGACCTGAGCCGGCCAGAGTGCATTCAGATTTGGCTGCACAGGTTGGTTTTTATCTGGCAGAGAATGGATACGATATTAAAAAATATAATGATTTAGTATTTGAAGCACATTTTGAGATCCAACAGAGAATAGATGATATAGAGTTATTGGCAGATCTGGCAGAGGCGGCAGGAGCAAATAGAGAAGATATTATAGTTTTACTTAATGATAACAGAAATGCAAAGAAAGTTGAGGATTCCAATATTGAGGTTTGGCAAACTTTGGAAATTCAGGCTGTACCTTCTTATGTATGTAGTGATAGGATGGCTGCCTCCGGAGGTGGATTACTTGTTCCTATAGAAAAAGTTGTAGAATTGTTCAAGTTTGCCTCAAGAGCTTAA
- a CDS encoding heavy-metal-associated domain-containing protein, which yields MDKVNIIIIVILAAIVFFGLKSYIKKLKKGGDCCPEHEEAIKSVKIKDRDKSHYPYEVKLAIDGMSCGNCVRNVENALNSLDGTWASVSLEDNMATVLLKNPPDIEKLSKAVDDAGYMVLKRKSSY from the coding sequence ATGGATAAAGTAAATATAATTATAATAGTAATATTGGCAGCAATAGTGTTTTTTGGTTTGAAGAGTTATATAAAAAAGTTGAAGAAAGGTGGAGATTGTTGTCCGGAACATGAGGAAGCGATCAAGTCTGTAAAAATAAAGGATAGGGATAAGTCACATTATCCATATGAAGTAAAGCTTGCAATTGATGGTATGAGCTGTGGTAATTGTGTTAGAAATGTAGAGAATGCTCTGAACTCACTTGACGGAACTTGGGCAAGTGTGAGTCTTGAAGATAATATGGCAACAGTCCTTTTAAAAAATCCGCCTGATATTGAAAAGCTTTCAAAGGCAGTAGATGATGCAGGATATATGGTATTGAAGAGGAAGTCATCATACTAA
- a CDS encoding AI-2E family transporter, with product MKYNKNERYFKLGLTAVVVIIIALVISLVFNNLGIIASAIRIIISTISSVLYGVVMAFLMAPVYDRISRWIGEILSSLFPKWKKYERYSKMLATLACLIILIFIVFALIMMIIPELVNSITNVISYAPSGAANLENWLKDILNKNPDFEKLIIGNYQDISERLSDIATTSILPNVNTYIKNLSSGVINALGVVVNIIIGLMVMMYLLNMKTILASQAKKIVYAIVGVKIGNEIVTEARYIKNMFEKFIVGKIIDSIIIGIINYFFMSFIHMPYVLLISVVVGVTNVIPFFGPFIGAIPSIVLLLLVSPITALQFAVWILVLQQIDGNIIGPKILGQTTGLPSFWVLFSILLFGGLFGIVGMIIAVPTWAIIYRTIGRLSEHFLKKKGLETDSKHYMDLDHIDEETKKYIKLE from the coding sequence ATGAAATATAATAAGAATGAACGATATTTTAAATTGGGATTGACTGCAGTTGTAGTTATAATAATAGCACTTGTTATATCTTTGGTTTTCAATAATCTTGGAATTATAGCTTCAGCTATAAGAATTATAATATCTACTATTTCATCAGTACTTTATGGTGTGGTGATGGCATTTTTGATGGCACCGGTATATGATCGCATAAGTAGATGGATAGGAGAGATACTTTCATCACTGTTCCCAAAGTGGAAAAAGTATGAGAGATATTCAAAAATGTTGGCTACTTTGGCATGTCTTATTATTTTAATTTTTATAGTATTTGCATTGATAATGATGATTATACCTGAGTTAGTAAACAGTATTACAAATGTTATAAGCTATGCACCTTCGGGAGCAGCAAATCTGGAAAATTGGCTTAAAGATATACTCAATAAGAATCCTGATTTTGAGAAACTGATAATAGGTAATTATCAGGATATTAGTGAAAGACTAAGCGATATAGCAACGACCAGTATTTTGCCCAATGTAAATACTTATATAAAAAATCTATCAAGTGGTGTAATAAATGCATTGGGTGTAGTTGTAAATATTATTATCGGTTTGATGGTAATGATGTATCTTCTAAATATGAAGACCATATTAGCATCTCAGGCAAAGAAAATAGTATATGCTATTGTCGGAGTAAAGATAGGCAATGAAATAGTTACAGAAGCTAGATATATAAAGAATATGTTTGAAAAGTTTATTGTCGGTAAGATAATTGACTCAATAATCATCGGAATTATAAACTATTTCTTTATGTCTTTTATACATATGCCATATGTTTTACTTATAAGTGTGGTAGTAGGTGTTACCAATGTAATACCTTTCTTTGGACCTTTTATAGGTGCGATTCCAAGTATAGTATTGCTATTACTTGTTTCACCTATTACAGCACTTCAGTTTGCAGTTTGGATTTTGGTATTACAACAGATAGATGGAAATATTATTGGTCCTAAGATACTTGGACAGACTACAGGACTTCCAAGTTTTTGGGTACTGTTTTCGATACTGCTCTTTGGCGGACTCTTCGGTATTGTGGGTATGATAATAGCTGTGCCTACTTGGGCGATAATATACAGGACTATAGGCAGACTTTCGGAGCATTTCTTAAAGAAAAAGGGATTGGAGACTGACAGCAAACATTACATGGACCTTGATCATATAGATGAAGAAACAAAGAAATATATAAAATTAGAATAA